From one Culex quinquefasciatus strain JHB chromosome 3, VPISU_Cqui_1.0_pri_paternal, whole genome shotgun sequence genomic stretch:
- the LOC119770591 gene encoding uncharacterized protein LOC119770591, with protein MATYLDRLKAGYHRFMDIRKTGDLFGHYIWTHGNTAGIGLHDPAQRVKRIAFQCLTCVFALQQYILVRDVVRAIRADDDDLAIRIGMFVIYSALSLLQMISLDRNYGLFLQVREYFNSRLRRHCGGSQAEAIRGDLFRQSRRNILVAEIPVVAMSLAWAIWAREEYFHLVLDVGEDYQWIVDFVDQFYGLPLVFWNNSMWIISLTMLSLLQNAVHELTVIARSFAATFDEAMVESNEGQLPDHFWRAFDASFKASLAEYEQFLAMIATLRALMSTFFLLKVLTVESLLAVTCFMTFKVTFQLITASSYAIVFTVECYIFCNLVEQLNDQREAIVECCQHWRWPFPAEKPARLRHVRTMVLITEAHCQQPVRFRCGEMLDVSMEMFRMVLDTCYTLITFLQATKPAQ; from the coding sequence ATGGCCACCTATCTGGACCGGCTCAAGGCCGGCTACCACCGCTTCATGGACATCCGCAAAACGGGCGACCTGTTCGGCCACTACATCTGGACCCACGGAAACACCGCCGGAATCGGGCTGCACGATCCGGCACAACGCGTCAAGCGGATCGCGTTCCAGTGCCTAACCTGCGTGTTCGCCCTGCAGCAGTACATTCTGGTCCGCGATGTTGTCCGGGCCATACGAGCCGATGACGACGATCTGGCGATCCGAATCGGGATGTTTGTGATCTACAGTGCCCTGTCGCTGCTGCAGATGATCAGCTTGGACCGGAATTACGGCTTGTTTCTGCAGGTCAGGGAGTACTTCAACTCTCGACTGCGTCGACATTGTGGCGGTTCGCAAGCAGAAGCAATCAGGGGGGACCTGTTTCGGCAGTCTCGGCGGAACATTCTGGTGGCGGAGATTCCGGTGGTGGCAATGTCCCTGGCGTGGGCGATCTGGGCCCGGGAGGAGTACTTTCATTTGGTGCTGGACGTTGGAGAGGACTACCAGTGGATCGTTGACTTTGTTGATCAGTTCTACGGGCTGCCGCTGGTGTTCTGGAACAATTCCATGTGGATCATATCGTTGACCATGCTGTCGTTACTTCAGAACGCAGTCCACGAGTTGACTGTGATTGCACGATCCTTTGCAGCAACTTTCGACGAAGCAATGGTCGAATCTAACGAGGGTCAACTACCCGACCACTTCTGGAGAGCCTTCGATGCCAGCTTCAAAGCATCCCTCGCCGAATACGAGCAGTTCCTGGCGATGATCGCAACTCTGCGTGCGCTAATGTCAACCTTCTTTCTCCTCAAAGTGCTCACCGTTGAAAGCCTGCTCGCGGTCACCTGCTTCATGACCTTCAAGGTGACCTTCCAGCTGATCACGGCCTCTTCCTACGCGATCGTGTTTACCGTGGAGTGTTACATCTTTTGCAACCTGGTGGAGCAGCTGAACGACCAGCGGGAAGCGATCGTCGAGTGTTGCCAGCACTGGCGGTGGCCGTTCCCGGCGGAGAAGCCGGCCCGACTGCGTCACGTGCGAACCATGGTGCTGATCACGGAAGCCCACTGTCAGCAGCCGGTTCGCTTTCGTTGCGGCGAAATGTTGGACGTGTCGATGGAGATGTTCCGCATGGTGCTGGACACTTGCTACACGCTGATTACGTTCCTGCAGGCCACCAAGCCGGCGCAGTAG